One Triticum dicoccoides isolate Atlit2015 ecotype Zavitan chromosome 5B, WEW_v2.0, whole genome shotgun sequence genomic window carries:
- the LOC119309601 gene encoding beta-1,3-galactosyltransferase pvg3-like, with protein MKSQHRKLPTPTPSVSTATLLLLPLALLAAVLMVVYPNEFALQSSLAGAGCPDGANGISVAAHHVVAQAAPDFRLLMGVLTLPSRYERRHLLRTVYALQQANLTARVDVRFFFCRIESDEQRLLVALEAMRYGDVVELDCPENMDNGKTHSYFSSVPALFSDGAYDFVMKADDDTFFRLPQLAESLGRAPREDLYYGCMVPCDYVRGWNEYMSGMGYVISWDLVEWIVAAADQIRNHTVGPEDRTLYSWFSGAGKAKNRVDVKPAMYDFPQRGAPCAHELVPDTIAVHRLKNNLRWSTTLRYFNFTAGLQPSKFYRFV; from the coding sequence ATGAAATCGCAGCACAGGAAGCTCCCCACACCGACGCCATCCGTCTCGACGGCGACGCTCCTCCTGCTCCCCCTCGCGCTCCTCGCCGCCGTGCTCATGGTCGTGTACCCCAACGAGTTCGCCCTTCAATCGTCGCTGGCCGGCGCCGGCTGCCCCGACGGCGCCAACGGCATCAGCGTCGCGGCGCACCACGTCGTCGCGCAGGCGGCCCCGGACTTCCGGCTGCTCATGGGCGTGCTGACACTGCCGAGCCGGTACGAGCGGCGGCACCTGCTCCGCACGGTGTACGCGCTCCAGCAGGCGAACCTGACGGCGCGCGTCGACGTCCGCTTCTTCTTCTGCCGGATCGAGTCGGACGAGCAGCGCCTGCTGGTGGCGCTGGAGGCGATGCGGTACGGCGACGTGGTGGAGCTGGACTGCCCGGAGAACATGGACAACGGCAAGACGCACTCCTACTTCTCCAGCGTCCCGGCGCTCTTCAGCGACGGGGCGTACGACTTCGTGATGAAGGCCGACGACGACACCTTCTTCCGGCTGCCGCAGCTGGCGGAGTCGCTGGGCCGCGCGCCGAGGGAGGACCTCTATTACGGCTGCATGGTGCCGTGCGACTACGTGCGCGGGTGGAACGAGTACATGTCCGGCATGGGGTACGTCATCTCGTGGGACCTCGTGGAGTGGATCGTGGCGGCGGCGGACCAGATCAGGAACCACACGGTCGGGCCGGAGGACAGGACGCTCTACTCCTGGTTCAGCGGCGCCGGGAAGGCCAAGAACCGGGTGGACGTGAAGCCGGCCATGTACGACTTCCCGCAGCGAGGCGCCCCGTGCGCGCACGAGCTCGTGCCGGACACCATCGCCGTGCACCGGCTCAAGAACAACTTGAGGTGGTCCACCA